The following nucleotide sequence is from Triticum dicoccoides isolate Atlit2015 ecotype Zavitan chromosome 7B, WEW_v2.0, whole genome shotgun sequence.
TAACAAGGCAAACAACTATAAatatatttccttttcttttttgcctTTTGAAATGTGAATTCAACACTACGAAAGAGGACCAAGATCAAAAGTTGATCAAATGAAATCCTAAACAGTGTCAGTATCATATGTTAAATTCATAAATCAGGCATACCAAGGTCACAAAATCATTTGTACTTCTATTCTCGTCATCGATTTCCCTGTCAAAACGATCTCCTCGATTTGCACTGCATGGAGGAGCAACTATCAGATATCTAGACTTCATATTATCATTCCAGTAGGATTGTAAGTATACAGTACCTTCTTCCAACTATGAAACGTACTACAATGCCTTTCTCATCTTCTAGTTTCTTCAGCAGTGAACCTGCATGCATAAGTAAATTTAAACCACAAAGACAACAGAGAGCATTTCTTACCAACAGTAAGTTTTAAAACTAAGGAAACAAATGGAACACATTTTACTATCTTTATTAACTGAAGATCAGCATTGCCAGAGTGTCATTTTGAAAATAAGTAGAACTGCAACATTTGCTTCTAGATTTTGTCCAATACCTACCAATGCCAAATGCATAAGTTTTGTTCATAAAAGTTTAGTAATTTTACACAAGACCGGCTCTGACCAGGTCATCGaagtatatgtggattgcctaacCTTCATCAGTTCGGATTTTTGGTTCTATTGGTTGGtgcatgaaacttgacatggtatcagaaCTAAGGGATCTTGGGTTTAAATCTCGGCTTTCACAATTAAAATTTAAAAAAACTTTGGCCTCTTTCTGTCTTTAGGCCTTATCGAGCCACGAGTTAAGAGAGCGGGGGGGTTGAAGTATATGGGGATTGCCCAACCttctccatcagttcggacttttgcttCTACTGGTTGGTTCTTGAAACTTAATAATTTATTGATTTATATTCTAGATACAACTTAAGAATTCCATATGTTGTACTTAAAATCTTACAGCAAGCGGTGTTTATAGGATCATCAAAATAGGTACCATGCTTTTATGTATGGCATTACCTTGCATCAAGTTTATTTAAGTAGCAGTCATATCAACAAGCAAACAGATTGCCAACATTCTGATGATTTGACATGATACAAAAATATCTGATAACTAACCCAGGAACTGGTAAGCCCTAATTTGTCTAATACGCACTACCCATTGACCAGTGTTCAAAACGAGAGGATACCCCGCGTGTTGCTGCGGGAATTGGTTGATAAAATTTGGGTTGATAACATGAGAACCAAAATTAAAAAATACATATGACTTATTATATTTGATTATGTATAGTTGTAACAGtatttattgaatataagtagaaTAAACTGAATGGGAAAAAACATCCATGGTTAAATGTTGTGGTGGGTCATTCCCCGTGCATGATTGAATGTTGTGGTGGATCTTTTCCCATGCATGATTGCATGTTGAGGTGACCCTTATCCCATTCATAGTTGTATGTtgaggtggcatgcttgcatgttgagataaataagttagtggggataactctcttaggtatataggatatcGGACAGAACAGACCGATAAACCCTTCCTAGGTGTGTCACTGAGTAGCCGATTAACTGTCGGCCCATTCGCCTATTAATCCTTTACTCGCCAACCGACCAAGCTGTTACCAGTAAACGATTTTCTGAACATTGCCAGTATCACTATAAGCACTTTATAACTTGGCGATAACCTCTAAAGTACAAAATAGATTACCACAGTGATTAtatgaagaaaaaaaattaaaatggaGGTTGCACCCCCAATTACATGAATTAATGATCATGGCTTATAAGACATGCACTATGAAGTCGTACCTGTCGGAAGCCATGATTTCCTGACAGCTTCACGGTAATTTTTTCTGCCAAAGCTTGTCATTATCCCAATAACAACCAGAGGCTTCTTCCTAGAATGAGTCGCATTTGTCTCAGAGGTATATTTGCCAACAAATCCTTCATGCTTCGCTGCAGCCAACTCCATCTCAAGTGATGCCAACCTCTTGCCTTGCTGCCTAAACATTAATGCCCTTACTGAGTTACTACTATAGCTCAAAGTTCCAACTATCACAATAGAAAATCTGCAACTATGAAGAACCAGCTCCAATTTACTTGCAAAAACAGAATAATGAACAATGTAGCATGGCATTCGACTATTTGTCAGCGTGTACATTAAGAAGGCAACATCTGCATAGTAATGGGTCCTGCTAGGTCACAGTTACCTGCATGAAACAACCTTCAAAGTATCGTCCACTGATATTGCAGATCGCCCCTGAATTTGACAGAACTCGTATGCTTAGGTCACACCAAAAGGCAGCTATTGTTCTAGTTCTGGAAGGGATAATCGGATCTGAAGCAACATACCTGGCCAGTTCGCCTGTCGAGCTCTTTTATCAGGTAAACCCGATTCTGTGCATCCTGCCACAATCTAACATTTGCAAATGTCAACAAAGTTTCCCTCTCGAAGGTCAGCAAAAGGTCAAAAACCAATAATTTATGGATTATACTAGATAAAAACGAACAAAAGATATCTGCTCTTTTATCAGGTAAACGTGATTCTGTGCATCCTGAGACAGTCTAACATTTGCAATGTCAACAAAGTTCCCCTCTCGAAGATCAGCAAAAGGTCAAAAACCAATCACTTATGGGTTGCTTCATAGAAACGAACAAAAGATATCTCCCTCCCTCTATCTAGAGGATAAATGATAtataaaacaaaacagaataatCCCAGTTTAAGCAGTGGCACTAGAAGACCCACTTAAGCTTCCCAGACACACAAACTACACATTTCTTCCGCCAGAGCAATTCATGGATTCAGAATTCCCCATAACGGTAAACCCGCAGAAAAAAAAAACCTTGCAGAGGGATCAGGCGTGAGCATTTCAAGGAGCCGCTCAATGCGTCGAGCGAGCAAGCGGACTCACCGGCCAGCAACGTAGAAGGATGCCATGGTGGCGAACATGGCGAGCATCATCGCCGACATCGGCGACCGCATCGCCCCAGTGGCCGATGGCGCTTGCCGCCGCAGGCCATCCCGGATCTGCATCAGGACCTCGGTCCCCTCCTTTCCCCCGGATCCCGCGCGGCACGCGTGGGACTGGACACTCCGCTCCGCTCCACCGTGATCTCAGCACTGCCGGCTCGCCATGGCCTCTGCCGTGGAGATCCCTGCGGTGCCCTTCCCAACCCTCCTTCTCAGTGACCAGCGCCAAAAGGTTTCTTCGAGTTCTGGAAGCTTCTGGAAGCtgcggaggaggtggcggaggtcgACTGGCTGAGGAAAAAGGCTGGCTGAGGGGAAGGGAGGTCGTCAGGTGGGTGCTGCCGGTTGGTGCGTTGCGGACCGTTTTGGTGGTTCTTTTTCGTT
It contains:
- the LOC119337356 gene encoding hydroxyproline O-galactosyltransferase HPGT1-like; translation: MQIRDGLRRQAPSATGAMRSPMSAMMLAMFATMASFYVAGRLWQDAQNRVYLIKELDRRTGQGRSAISVDDTLKVVSCRQQGKRLASLEMELAAAKHEGFVGKYTSETNATHSRKKPLVVIGIMTSFGRKNYREAVRKSWLPTGSLLKKLEDEKGIVVRFIVGRSANRGDRFDREIDDENRSTNDFVTLDDHIESDEELPMKTKRYFANAAETFDAEFYAKVNDDIYINVDTLSAMLETHWDKPRVYIGCMKSGEVFSEATHKWYEPDWWKFGDGKSYFRHASGEMFVVSRAVAQFISINRSVLRTYAHDDVSVGSWMIGLAVKHVNEAKLCCSSWPSGAMCSAL